The Paraburkholderia azotifigens genome includes the window GCGTGTCGGAGCGAACCGGCGCGTCGTTGTAAGTTTAGGCGCGCTGCGCTGTCGATTTTTCCAGTCGCATGGCATGAGCGTGACATGAGCCGCGCATGAACACGGGCGCGAGTCGGCTGATGGCCGGATGGTTTCACTTCCTTTCGGGTAGACTGCAAGTCCATGGACAGACTAACCAGCCAACCGCGCCGCGTTGCCCGTCGACACCACGCAAGTGTTCGAACTGTTGCCGGATGCCTGGCTGATCCTCGACGAGCGTTTCGAAGTCGTGCTCGCCAACGCGCGTTATCGCGCGATGCACGGCGTCACACTGGCCGACATTCGAGGCCGTTCCATCTACGACATCAACCAGTTTGGCTCGCAATCGCAACGCGAATTGCGGCGCAGCTGGCTCGATTCGATGCTGCCGGGACTCGCACCCGGCGAAAACCGTCTGTCTCCGTTGATCCGCTATGACACGCCGATGCCGAACGCGAGCGACGGCGAGCTGACGCCACGCTGGCAGCGCACGTCGACGATCGACGGTGGCGGAGGGCGCGCGTCGATGATCGCCATGTGCGTGATGGATGTCAGCGATTCGATTGCCGTGACCGAGCGCGATCAGCGCGAGCGCGCGAAGCTGCGTTCGCAGGCGCGCGCCTGCGTCAGGTGCTGGTCGACGAGGCGAATGCGAGCTGCGCGTGCACCGCGAGCAGTTGCGCCAGGCGCTGGAGTTTGCGCATGTCGGCGCGTGGGAACTGGATCCCGCGACGGGGCGATCGAGGGCACGAGCAGTGCAAGGTGAATCTCGGTGTCGCGCCATCGGATGTTTGACGCAGACGCTGTTGTTCGACGAACTGGTCGACGAAGCCGATCGCGTGCGCGTGAACGAGGCGATGAGTCGGGCGCTTGCACAGCGCGAGCATTTCGAGGTGGAGTTCCGCGTCACCTGGCCGGACCGCTCGGTGCACTGGATTCTGCTGCGCGGCCTTGGCCGTTATCAACCGGCTGATACGCTGAACGCGATCGTCGGTTTTACGCTCGATATCACGTCGCGCAAGGAGGCCGAACTCGAGCAGCGTGCGATTGCCGAGTCTGAGAAGCGCGCGCGGGGCATAGCGACGAAGTGGCGCGCGCGATGGATCATTTCGTCACGGCCGTGAGTCACGAATTGCGTTCGCCGCTTGGTGCGATTTTGTCGTGGACGACGCTATTGCAGCGCGCGGCGATCCTTCACATGTCGTGCGCGCGGCGGGGGTGATCGAGCGCAATGCGCATCAGTTGTCGCATATGGTCGATGATCTGCTCGACAGCGGCGCGATTGCGACGGGCAAGCTCTCGTGAGCCTGGAGCCTGTCGATCTTGGCGCGCTGGCCGGCAACGTGGCGAGGATATCGCATGACGGCGGAAACGAAGGGACTGCGGCTCGTGGTCGGCGAACTGGCGTCCTGTGTGGTGATGGCCGATCAAAGCCGGATGAAGCAGGTCGCGTGGAATCTTTTATCGAATGCGGTGAAGTTTTGCGCGCAGGGCGAGGTTGAGATTAGTGTGACCGTTAAAGGTCAGCAGGTCGAGTTGATGGTGCGGGATACCGGGTGTGGAGCCCGATGGTTTGGCCCGCATCTTTCGGTTTCGGCAGATTAATCCTGAAAGCGGTGGGCGCGTTGCAGGGCTTGGGCTCGGGCTTTGGCTTGTTAAGCATCTCGTTGATTTGCATCACGGGAGTGTGCGGGCTGAAAGCCTGGGAGAGGGCTCGGGTCCTGGTTTATTGTGACGTTGCCGGTTTATCGATTTTTTTGTCTGCGACGCTAGTCGCCATTTTTGTTTTTTTGCTTTTTGTTTTTTTGCTTTTCGCTGGGGGGCGTCCGCGAATTCGTATCGGTGCTTGCCCCTGTGCGGGCGGCACTTTCTTTGCCGCCGCAAAGAAAGTAAGCAAGAAAGCGGCTAACACCGCAGTTCTGTAGTTGCCTGCGGGCCCCCAACGGGTCCCGCACTCCACACGACATCGCACTGTCTGACGCCGCCAGCGTACTAACTCACGCCTCACCTACTTCACACTCCCGTGCCACAGGCCGCATTACCAGGAAGTCCACGGCCGCCCAGGTGGCAAACTGTGTGTAGGCTGTCGCGACGAGATGCCCACTCCGGACTCAAAAGCGGGATCGGTGTCGTAGGAGCGCACGCGTACGGCGCGACAGCCTACACACCGTTTGCCACCTGGGCGCGCAGGCAATTAGCTGCCGCTGGCTTCGCTACGGGTGACTGGAGAGGGTGATGCGCCCGTCAAAGGCGCTGGCAACGAGCACCAAATAGTGCGTTGCGTCTGGAGTGCGGGACCCGTTGGGGGCCCGCAGGCAACACAAGATTGGCGGTGTGAGCGGCTTTCTTTTGCCTACTTTCTTTGCCGCTGCAAAGAAAAGTAGGTGCCGCCCCGCACAGGGGCAACGCGTGAAGCACCGATACGAATTCGCGGACGCCCCCCAGCGAAAAGCAAAAAAACAAAAAGCAAAAAAACAAAAATGGCGACTAGCGTCGCAGACAAAAAAATCACCGATAAACGGCAACGTCACAATAAACCAGGACCCGAGCCCTCTCCCAGGGCTTTCAGCCCGCACACTCCCGTGATGCAAATCAACGAGATGCTTAACAAGCCAAAGCCCGAGCCCAAGCCCTGCAACGCGCCCACCGCTTTCAGGATTAATCTGCCGAAACCGCTCGAAGATGCGGGCCAAACCATCGGGCTCGATCCCACCCCGGTATCCCGCACCATCAACTCGACCTGCTGACCTTTAACGGTCACACTAATCTCAACCTCG containing:
- a CDS encoding PAS domain-containing protein — encoded protein: MFDELVDEADRVRVNEAMSRALAQREHFEVEFRVTWPDRSVHWILLRGLGRYQPADTLNAIVGFTLDITSRKEAELEQRAIAESEKRARGIATKWRARWIISSRP
- a CDS encoding PAS domain-containing protein, which encodes MPVDTTQVFELLPDAWLILDERFEVVLANARYRAMHGVTLADIRGRSIYDINQFGSQSQRELRRSWLDSMLPGLAPGENRLSPLIRYDTPMPNASDGELTPRWQRTSTIDGGGGRASMIAMCVMDVSDSIAVTERDQRERAKLRSQARACVRCWSTRRMRAARAPRAVAPGAGVCACRRVGTGSRDGAIEGTSSAR